The following are encoded in a window of Kitasatospora sp. NBC_01250 genomic DNA:
- a CDS encoding quinone oxidoreductase family protein encodes MRAIQITEFGGPEVLQVVDLPDPGAQPGHLLLDVSAAGVNYADTHAVEDSYLSRSTLPMVPGAEVVGRTAEGRRVVALADGGGYAQRALVAKAMAHDVPEEVTDGQALALVVQGLTAWHLLRTSARIAPGESVVVHAAAGGTGSLAVQLAKEFGAGRVIATASSKEKRELALELGADVAIEAPSDGASLKEALIEANGGAKVDIVLEMTGGPVFDASLAALAPFGRLVSYGMASRVAPTPVTAAALMGRSRAVVGFWLMHCVGRPGMFREPMAELFAMTADGRLKPQVGGVYPLTEAARAHTDLRARRTFGKLLLDPSR; translated from the coding sequence GTGCGCGCGATCCAGATCACCGAGTTCGGCGGCCCGGAGGTCCTGCAGGTCGTCGACCTGCCGGATCCCGGGGCACAGCCGGGGCACCTGCTGCTCGACGTCTCGGCGGCCGGGGTGAACTACGCGGACACGCACGCCGTCGAGGACTCCTACCTGTCCCGGAGCACGCTGCCGATGGTGCCCGGCGCCGAGGTGGTGGGGCGCACCGCCGAGGGGCGGCGGGTGGTCGCGCTCGCCGACGGCGGCGGGTACGCGCAGCGGGCGCTGGTGGCGAAGGCGATGGCGCACGACGTGCCCGAGGAGGTCACCGACGGGCAGGCGCTGGCGCTGGTGGTGCAGGGACTCACCGCCTGGCACCTGCTGCGGACCAGTGCCCGGATCGCGCCGGGCGAGTCGGTGGTGGTGCACGCCGCCGCCGGCGGCACCGGGTCGCTGGCCGTCCAGCTCGCCAAGGAGTTCGGTGCGGGGCGGGTGATCGCCACCGCCTCGTCCAAGGAGAAGCGGGAGCTGGCGCTGGAGTTGGGCGCCGACGTGGCGATCGAGGCCCCCTCCGACGGAGCGAGCCTCAAGGAGGCGCTGATCGAGGCGAACGGCGGCGCCAAGGTCGACATCGTCCTCGAAATGACCGGCGGCCCGGTCTTCGACGCCTCGCTCGCCGCGCTCGCCCCGTTCGGCCGACTGGTCAGCTACGGCATGGCCTCGCGGGTGGCGCCCACCCCGGTGACGGCGGCGGCGCTGATGGGCCGCTCCCGGGCGGTGGTCGGCTTCTGGCTGATGCACTGTGTCGGGCGCCCCGGCATGTTCCGCGAGCCGATGGCCGAGCTGTTCGCGATGACCGCCGACGGCCGCCTCAAGCCGCAGGTCGGCGGCGTCTACCCGCTGACCGAGGCAGCCCGCGCCCACACCGACCTGCGGGCCCGCCGCACGTTCGGCAAGCTCCTGCTGGACCCGAGCCGCTAG
- a CDS encoding helix-turn-helix transcriptional regulator gives MTTSTARVLALLEILQGGGLRTVPDLAARLGVDERTVRRYVGHLLDLGVPVDSVRGRHGGYRLAAGYRMPPLMLTDEEALAVLLGLLAGGRGSSVGSAAAGESAAAKLRRVLPKPLARRLDALLETVDFTARPDTRTAPEARVLLELAEAARDQRPVAIGYTDRQGRAGDRTVRPYGLVAHAGRWYLTGADSVSGEVRTFRLDRITALTVQPGAFVVPAGFDPVATVLEGLARTPWTHEVSLRVRADLAHLRTRLPAGLATVTPLADGGGDGDGGSDGDAGWVRVRLRAERLDWIPPLLAALDRPFVVEHPAALRDLVRALARRLDEYAADGGP, from the coding sequence GTGACCACCTCGACCGCCCGGGTGCTCGCCCTGCTGGAGATCCTGCAGGGCGGCGGCCTGCGCACCGTCCCCGACCTGGCCGCGCGCCTGGGCGTGGACGAACGCACCGTGCGCCGCTACGTCGGCCACCTGCTGGACCTCGGCGTGCCCGTCGACTCGGTGCGCGGTCGGCACGGGGGCTACCGGCTCGCCGCCGGCTACCGGATGCCCCCGCTGATGCTCACCGACGAGGAGGCGCTGGCCGTGCTGCTCGGGCTGCTGGCCGGCGGCCGGGGGTCGTCGGTCGGGTCCGCCGCGGCGGGCGAGAGCGCCGCGGCGAAGCTGCGCCGGGTCCTGCCCAAGCCCCTGGCGCGGCGGCTGGACGCGCTGCTGGAGACGGTCGACTTCACGGCGCGGCCGGACACCCGCACCGCTCCCGAGGCGCGGGTGCTGCTCGAACTGGCCGAGGCGGCACGCGATCAGCGGCCGGTGGCGATCGGCTACACCGATCGGCAGGGGCGGGCCGGTGACCGCACGGTCCGGCCGTACGGCTTGGTCGCGCACGCCGGACGGTGGTACCTGACCGGCGCCGACTCGGTGAGCGGCGAGGTGCGCACCTTCCGGCTGGACCGGATCACCGCTCTGACCGTGCAGCCGGGTGCGTTCGTCGTCCCGGCCGGGTTCGACCCGGTGGCCACCGTGCTGGAGGGCCTCGCACGGACGCCCTGGACCCACGAGGTGTCGCTGCGGGTCCGCGCCGACCTCGCCCACCTGCGCACCCGGCTGCCGGCCGGCCTCGCCACCGTGACGCCGCTCGCTGATGGCGGCGGTGACGGGGACGGTGGCAGTGATGGGGACGCCGGTTGGGTCCGGGTCCGGCTGCGGGCCGAGCGGCTGGACTGGATCCCACCGCTGCTCGCCGCCCTGGACCGCCCGTTCGTCGTCGAACACCCCGCCGCCCTGCGCGATCTGGTCCGCGCCCTGGCCCGCCGCCTCGACGAGTACGCGGCCGACGGCGGGCCGTGA
- a CDS encoding STM4011 family radical SAM protein — translation MDLTILYRGPLASCDYDCPYCPFAKRRDTPEQLRADRAALARFAGWAAAAGQQGDTLALLFTPWGEGLVRSWYRDTLARLSRLPHIRRVAIQTNLSCRTDWLAEADLDTLALWTTYHPGQVDHDRFLTKCRELTARGVRYSVGVVGEPEHLAAARRLRTELPGGVYLWINAAEGRTYTDAEAGQWTELDPLFGYSREPHASAGLPCRTGASVVSVDGDGTVRRCHFVREELGNLYDGSYRTALRPRPCPLAVCDCHIGYVHLESLPLYDVFAGGVLERIPAREEHGE, via the coding sequence CTGGACCTGACCATCCTCTACCGCGGCCCGCTCGCCTCCTGCGACTACGACTGCCCGTACTGCCCGTTCGCCAAGCGGCGCGACACCCCCGAGCAGCTGCGCGCCGACCGGGCGGCCCTGGCGCGCTTCGCCGGCTGGGCAGCCGCGGCCGGGCAGCAGGGCGACACCCTCGCCCTGCTCTTCACCCCCTGGGGCGAGGGCCTGGTGCGCTCCTGGTACCGCGACACGCTCGCCCGGCTGAGCCGGCTGCCGCACATCCGGCGGGTGGCCATCCAGACCAACCTGAGCTGCCGCACCGACTGGCTGGCCGAGGCCGACCTGGACACCCTGGCACTGTGGACCACCTACCACCCGGGGCAGGTCGACCACGACCGCTTCCTGACCAAGTGCCGGGAGCTGACCGCGCGCGGCGTGCGGTACAGCGTGGGCGTGGTCGGCGAGCCCGAACACCTCGCGGCGGCCCGGCGGTTGCGCACCGAGCTGCCGGGCGGGGTCTACCTGTGGATCAACGCCGCCGAGGGCCGCACCTACACCGACGCCGAGGCCGGGCAGTGGACGGAGCTGGACCCGCTGTTCGGCTACAGCCGCGAGCCGCACGCCAGCGCCGGCCTGCCCTGCCGCACCGGCGCCTCGGTGGTCTCGGTGGACGGTGACGGCACGGTGCGGCGCTGCCACTTCGTCCGCGAGGAGCTGGGCAACCTCTACGACGGCTCCTACCGCACCGCGCTGCGGCCCCGCCCCTGCCCGCTGGCGGTCTGCGACTGCCACATCGGCTATGTGCACCTGGAGTCGCTGCCGCTGTACGACGTCTTCGCGGGCGGCGTGCTGGAGCGGATCCCGGCCCGGGAGGAGCATGGTGAATAA